A stretch of the Jatrophihabitans sp. genome encodes the following:
- a CDS encoding amino acid adenylation domain-containing protein: MTAGDGRGMGAGSQAGRLCQALVARIGTGAAEDRLPANVELATATRLWTQDVPGGAGSAIAARRRDRELSRPVDPQAGPGVRVVLLRYADGLADLVVVAHRAVADPGSVLRAVLGAPEPVARLDADLDERLRAGLARLDRLDPPDWGLGRPGSDAMVSLPFTAPEGAGGPAGVALTAALGLALATCTGQQRVSIGVDPVLSVELDCAGRTTVADYLSGVRQALEHPVTGAAPLIGLTVTDQPGAGRPFLAPVHPLSIWVSDPAGRSDVHGGLRGGCWFRLGAFDPAVAHRLVRMIGVAHRNLAAADPRTPIGEVALFDAEDLLALAELGGLGRPLPAGDRCNAHQRICDAVRAHAERAPESVALCFEQQRLSYRELDERANRGAHALAAAGVRPGDRVGVCLERSLELVVMLLAVLKAGAAYVPMDAGYPADRLAYTATDAGLPVVITESADFPRLPGVRLLRPDALQSADWPATEPPATEPPAGCADDAADARCADAAYVIYTSGSTGRPKGVVVSHRNVLSLLAATRDEFAFGSSDVWTLFHSSAFDFSVWEIWGCLSTGGRLVVVPHWSARDPEQFAELLHAEQVSVLNQTPSAFSQLTEVDRRRPLPASLRLVIFGGEPLDTRPLRSWFDRHPEADCRLVNMFGITETTVHVTAQTLGRREALAGSRSVGPPLPGWHLSVLDPQGRPVPPGVSGEIYVGGAGVAAGYLNQPELTAQRFVEDPYAPGPRYRSGDRGRLLPDGRLEHLGRLDSQVKLRGFRIELDEIRARLLDAPGVAAAAVLLRQPTGDSASARLDGYVVFSGDGAVQQVREHAARFLPEHMVPSTLTALPALPLTPNGKLDQARLPEPLITSAAESAESAGVDGGLDGEPDAQDVEAKLRAVWQQVFGFRVGVDDDFFTLGGNSLLGVQLFAAMRTAGLPTPPLRQLYLNRTVRRLASVLTQS, from the coding sequence ATGACCGCCGGTGATGGCCGTGGGATGGGCGCGGGCAGCCAGGCGGGCCGGCTGTGCCAGGCGCTGGTGGCGCGCATCGGGACCGGCGCGGCTGAGGATCGGTTGCCCGCCAACGTCGAGCTGGCCACCGCAACCCGGCTCTGGACGCAGGACGTCCCCGGCGGCGCCGGGTCCGCGATCGCCGCGCGGCGACGTGACCGCGAGCTGTCCCGGCCGGTGGACCCGCAGGCCGGCCCGGGCGTCCGGGTGGTGCTGCTGCGCTATGCCGACGGGCTCGCCGACCTGGTCGTCGTCGCGCACCGAGCCGTGGCCGACCCCGGCTCGGTGCTGCGCGCGGTGCTCGGCGCGCCGGAGCCGGTGGCGCGGCTGGACGCCGACCTCGACGAGCGGCTGCGAGCCGGCCTGGCCAGGTTGGACCGGCTGGACCCGCCGGACTGGGGCCTGGGCCGGCCCGGCTCGGACGCCATGGTCAGCCTGCCGTTCACCGCGCCCGAAGGGGCCGGCGGGCCGGCCGGCGTGGCGCTGACCGCGGCGCTCGGCCTGGCGCTGGCCACCTGCACCGGCCAGCAGCGGGTCAGCATCGGGGTCGACCCGGTGCTCAGCGTGGAACTCGACTGCGCGGGCCGGACCACGGTGGCGGACTACCTCAGCGGCGTGCGGCAGGCGCTGGAGCATCCGGTGACCGGCGCCGCCCCGCTCATCGGGTTGACGGTTACCGACCAGCCCGGCGCCGGCCGGCCATTCCTGGCGCCGGTGCACCCGCTGTCGATCTGGGTCAGCGACCCCGCCGGCCGGTCGGACGTCCACGGCGGGCTGCGCGGCGGCTGCTGGTTCCGGCTCGGCGCCTTCGACCCGGCCGTGGCGCACCGGCTCGTCCGGATGATCGGCGTCGCGCACCGCAACCTGGCAGCCGCGGACCCACGCACGCCGATCGGCGAGGTGGCGCTGTTCGACGCCGAGGACCTGCTGGCGCTGGCCGAGCTGGGCGGGCTGGGACGCCCGCTGCCGGCCGGTGACCGGTGCAATGCCCACCAACGGATCTGCGACGCGGTGCGGGCGCATGCCGAGCGTGCCCCGGAGTCGGTCGCGCTGTGCTTCGAGCAGCAGCGGCTGAGCTACCGCGAGCTCGACGAGCGGGCCAACCGGGGCGCGCACGCGCTGGCGGCGGCCGGGGTGCGGCCCGGTGACCGGGTCGGGGTGTGCCTGGAACGCTCGCTCGAGCTGGTCGTGATGCTGCTGGCGGTGCTCAAGGCCGGCGCGGCCTACGTTCCGATGGACGCCGGCTATCCGGCCGACCGGCTGGCCTACACCGCGACCGACGCCGGGCTGCCGGTGGTGATCACCGAGTCGGCGGACTTCCCGCGGCTGCCCGGGGTGCGGCTGCTGCGTCCGGACGCGCTGCAGTCAGCAGACTGGCCGGCGACCGAACCCCCGGCGACCGAACCCCCGGCCGGCTGCGCCGACGATGCCGCCGACGCCCGCTGCGCCGACGCCGCCTACGTCATCTACACCTCCGGTTCCACCGGCCGGCCCAAGGGCGTGGTGGTCTCGCACCGCAACGTGCTGAGCCTGCTGGCCGCCACCCGGGACGAGTTCGCCTTCGGCAGCTCCGACGTCTGGACGCTGTTTCACTCCAGCGCGTTCGACTTCTCGGTGTGGGAGATCTGGGGTTGCCTGAGCACCGGCGGCAGGCTGGTGGTGGTGCCGCACTGGTCCGCGCGTGATCCGGAGCAGTTCGCCGAGCTGCTGCACGCCGAGCAGGTCAGCGTGCTCAACCAGACGCCCAGTGCCTTCAGCCAGCTCACCGAGGTCGATCGGCGCCGGCCGTTGCCGGCCTCGCTGCGGTTGGTGATCTTCGGTGGCGAGCCGCTGGACACCCGGCCGCTGCGGTCCTGGTTCGATCGCCATCCCGAGGCCGACTGCCGGCTGGTCAACATGTTCGGCATCACCGAGACCACCGTGCACGTCACCGCCCAGACCCTCGGACGGCGCGAGGCGCTGGCCGGCTCCCGGTCGGTGGGGCCTCCGCTGCCCGGCTGGCATCTGAGCGTGCTGGACCCACAGGGCCGGCCGGTGCCGCCCGGAGTGTCCGGCGAGATCTACGTCGGTGGCGCCGGGGTGGCCGCGGGATACCTCAACCAGCCGGAGCTGACCGCCCAGCGATTCGTCGAGGACCCGTACGCGCCGGGGCCGCGCTATCGCAGCGGCGACCGTGGCCGGCTGCTTCCCGACGGGCGGCTGGAGCACCTGGGACGCCTGGACAGCCAGGTCAAGCTGCGGGGCTTTCGCATCGAGCTGGACGAGATCCGGGCTCGGCTGCTCGACGCTCCGGGTGTGGCGGCCGCGGCCGTGCTGTTGCGCCAGCCCACCGGAGACTCCGCCTCGGCGCGGCTGGACGGCTATGTGGTGTTCTCCGGCGACGGCGCCGTCCAGCAGGTGCGCGAGCACGCTGCCCGTTTCCTTCCCGAGCACATGGTGCCCAGCACCCTCACCGCGCTGCCGGCGCTTCCGCTGACCCCGAACGGGAAGCTGGATCAGGCGCGGCTGCCCGAGCCGCTCATCACCTCGGCCGCCGAGTCTGCTGAGTCCGCCGGTGTCGATGGCGGACTCGACGGTGAACCGGACGCTCAGGACGTCGAGGCGAAGCTGCGCGCGGTGTGGCAACAGGTGTTCGGTTTCCGGGTCGGCGTCGACGACGACTTCTTCACCCTTGGTGGCAACTCACTGCTCGGCGTCCAGCTGTTCGCCGCGATGCGCACGGCGGGCCTGCCCACCCCGCCGTTGCGCCAGCTCTACCTCAACCGGACGGTGCGCCGCCTGGCCTCCGTGCTCACACAGTCCTAG
- a CDS encoding SDR family oxidoreductase: protein MSTVLGGDAVSTVLGVDAVSTVLGVDLPAGADQRLAGKAAIVTGAARGIGRSCALAFARAGADLLLLDIGHDLAGVPYPLGTASQLEHTAQLCRQAGGPVSTVLTVQADVRDSEAVRRAVDVAIERFGRVDVLLNNAGIAAPSGKAVHDIEAREWDLMLDVDVSGAWRMIRAVGKVMCHQRSGSIINVASTAGLVGYRNFAGYVTAKHALVGLSKAAALDLAPFKVRVNALCPGSVRDEPAVEGRMLTEIARSLEVPVDEHEHTFVTAQPMNALIEPEDVAGAALWLASDESRQVTGSAVPVDGGYLSR from the coding sequence GTGAGCACCGTGCTGGGCGGTGACGCGGTGAGCACCGTGCTGGGCGTCGACGCGGTGAGCACCGTGCTGGGCGTCGACCTGCCTGCGGGGGCTGACCAGCGGTTGGCGGGCAAGGCGGCCATCGTCACCGGCGCGGCGCGCGGCATCGGCCGGTCCTGCGCCCTGGCCTTCGCCCGGGCCGGCGCTGACCTGCTGCTGCTGGACATCGGGCACGACCTGGCGGGGGTGCCCTACCCGCTGGGCACCGCAAGCCAACTGGAGCACACCGCCCAGCTCTGCCGGCAGGCGGGTGGCCCGGTCTCGACGGTGTTGACCGTCCAGGCCGATGTGCGCGACAGCGAGGCCGTCCGCCGGGCGGTCGACGTCGCGATCGAGCGGTTCGGCCGGGTGGATGTGCTGCTCAACAACGCCGGCATCGCCGCGCCGTCGGGCAAGGCGGTGCACGACATCGAAGCGCGGGAGTGGGACCTGATGCTGGACGTGGACGTCTCCGGCGCCTGGCGGATGATCCGGGCGGTCGGAAAGGTGATGTGCCACCAGCGCAGCGGCAGCATCATCAACGTGGCCTCGACCGCCGGGCTGGTGGGCTACCGCAACTTCGCCGGCTACGTCACCGCCAAGCACGCCCTGGTCGGGCTGTCCAAGGCCGCGGCGCTGGACTTGGCTCCCTTCAAGGTGCGGGTCAACGCGCTCTGCCCCGGTTCGGTCCGCGACGAACCGGCGGTGGAGGGCCGGATGCTCACCGAGATAGCGCGCTCGCTGGAGGTCCCGGTGGACGAGCACGAGCACACCTTCGTCACAGCGCAGCCGATGAACGCCCTGATCGAGCCCGAGGACGTAGCGGGCGCCGCTCTCTGGCTGGCCTCGGACGAGTCGCGACAGGTGACCGGCAGCGCGGTGCCGGTCGACGGCGGGTACCTCAGCCGATGA
- a CDS encoding alpha/beta fold hydrolase codes for MSEIPVLCFPFAGAGASAFRRAQEYGSDTVRICPLQLPGREDRFDEPACTDAVAAVDDLLPVALDLLAGSSAVAVFGHSLGAVLAYEMAHRLRQLPGPELVRVFVSGSPGPWTRREIRATGMSDEDFLRQVRGFAGYTHPALEHPELREMLLPTLRADVEMHENYLAAPSRLLDVPITSIRGDQDELVSAEQAAEWSAATTAGCQLREVPGNHMYLVDSPAELVRLMDSELAPKATR; via the coding sequence GTGTCCGAGATCCCGGTGCTGTGCTTTCCGTTCGCGGGAGCGGGCGCCTCGGCCTTCCGCCGCGCCCAGGAGTACGGCAGTGACACCGTCCGGATCTGCCCGCTGCAGCTGCCCGGCCGCGAGGACCGCTTCGACGAGCCGGCCTGCACCGACGCGGTCGCCGCCGTCGATGACCTGCTGCCGGTCGCGCTCGACCTGCTGGCGGGCAGCTCGGCCGTCGCGGTGTTCGGCCACAGCCTGGGCGCGGTGCTGGCCTACGAGATGGCCCACCGGTTGCGCCAGCTGCCCGGGCCCGAGCTGGTGCGGGTCTTCGTCAGCGGCTCGCCAGGGCCCTGGACCCGGCGCGAGATCCGCGCGACCGGGATGAGCGATGAGGACTTCCTGCGCCAGGTCCGGGGCTTCGCCGGCTACACCCATCCCGCGCTGGAACACCCCGAGCTGCGCGAGATGCTGCTGCCGACGCTGCGCGCGGACGTGGAGATGCACGAGAACTACCTCGCCGCGCCGAGCAGGCTGCTCGACGTGCCGATCACCTCGATCCGCGGCGACCAGGACGAGCTGGTGTCAGCGGAGCAGGCGGCCGAGTGGAGCGCGGCGACCACCGCCGGTTGCCAGCTGCGCGAGGTGCCCGGCAATCACATGTACCTGGTCGACTCACCGGCCGAACTGGTCCGGCTGATGGACTCCGAACTGGCGCCGAAGGCGACGCGGTGA